The Chryseobacterium nakagawai genome has a segment encoding these proteins:
- a CDS encoding SMI1/KNR4 family protein, with protein MNTLQDLEKEYNFTYPELYRQLYDNKMLDWGAEGNGWYTNIFPTLKENPPLLLFGNDIEIWDPIVYQNGIREIINHEVYDINPKYRMVPFAKNGAGDLYVFQLDMETNGEVPITFFPHDDSEAEILAKNLQDFIFRQLLESLTEMDEYSMFEGDSEEEIKIHLQNQLNTHRKYLTPKQVEILEDIYTRDIFKYTYKTSNGSEFEAEGMLTFDELENIINQEIAFEKLNTRFDYLE; from the coding sequence ATGAATACTTTGCAAGATTTAGAAAAAGAATATAATTTCACCTATCCAGAACTTTACAGACAGTTGTATGATAATAAAATGCTCGACTGGGGTGCCGAAGGAAACGGATGGTATACCAATATTTTTCCCACTCTAAAAGAAAATCCGCCTTTGCTTTTGTTTGGAAACGATATTGAGATCTGGGATCCAATCGTTTATCAGAACGGAATCAGGGAGATTATTAACCATGAAGTATATGATATCAATCCTAAATACAGGATGGTTCCTTTTGCAAAAAATGGAGCGGGGGATTTGTACGTTTTTCAATTGGATATGGAAACCAATGGTGAAGTTCCCATTACTTTTTTCCCACATGACGATTCAGAAGCGGAAATTTTAGCTAAAAATCTTCAGGATTTTATTTTCAGACAACTTTTGGAGTCTTTGACCGAAATGGATGAATATTCTATGTTTGAAGGGGATTCCGAAGAAGAAATTAAGATTCATCTGCAAAACCAATTAAACACACACCGGAAATATTTAACCCCTAAGCAAGTTGAAATTTTAGAAGATATTTATACACGTGATATTTTTAAATATACCTATAAAACGTCTAATGGTAGCGAATTTGAAGCTGAAGGCATGTTGACTTTTGATGAACTTGAAAACATTATTAATCAGGAAATTGCTTTTGAAAAATT
- a CDS encoding alpha/beta fold hydrolase codes for MSTLTLKDGTEIYYKDWGKGQTIFFHHGWPLSSDDWDAQMFFFLEQGYRVIAHDRRGHGRSGQAPYGHDMDTYASDVAEIVDALDLKDVIHVGHSTGGGEVIRYVAKHGNGRVSKAVLISAVTPIMVQNENNPNGVPISVFDDIRNNTANHRPQFFIDITFPFYGYNREGAKVSEGIQRNWWRQGMSGSIKAHYDCVKAFSETDFTEDLKSVEVPVLVMHGEDDQIVPFETTGKVAATLLKNGKLISYPGFPHGMPTTEAETINKDLLAFLKS; via the coding sequence ATGAGCACATTAACATTAAAAGACGGAACAGAAATCTATTACAAAGACTGGGGAAAAGGTCAAACTATATTTTTCCACCATGGCTGGCCACTATCCAGTGATGATTGGGATGCACAGATGTTTTTCTTTCTGGAACAAGGCTATCGAGTAATTGCTCATGACAGAAGAGGACACGGAAGATCCGGGCAGGCACCTTATGGCCATGATATGGATACTTATGCTTCCGATGTTGCAGAAATTGTAGATGCGCTGGATTTGAAAGACGTTATCCATGTTGGACATTCTACTGGTGGTGGCGAAGTGATTCGATATGTTGCAAAACATGGAAATGGAAGAGTATCTAAAGCTGTTTTGATAAGTGCAGTAACCCCTATTATGGTTCAGAATGAGAATAACCCGAATGGTGTTCCTATTTCTGTTTTTGATGATATCCGAAATAATACAGCCAATCATAGACCGCAATTTTTCATCGATATTACGTTTCCTTTTTACGGATACAACAGAGAAGGAGCAAAGGTTTCTGAAGGAATTCAGAGAAATTGGTGGAGACAAGGGATGAGTGGTTCTATAAAAGCTCATTATGATTGTGTGAAAGCATTCTCTGAAACAGACTTTACGGAAGATCTTAAAAGTGTAGAGGTACCGGTTCTGGTCATGCATGGGGAAGACGATCAGATCGTTCCATTCGAAACCACAGGAAAAGTAGCAGCTACCTTACTTAAAAATGGTAAACTGATTTCTTATCCAGGCTTTCCACATGGCATGCCAACAACTGAAGCTGAGACGATCAACAAAGATCTTTTAGCTTTCTTGAAATCATAA
- a CDS encoding SMI1/KNR4 family protein encodes MLEQFKELIKKAEKLEKKPKFYGSNSEENISKVEHALQLKFDVFLKTYLQEFGGGGISDLLYTNGILPENPLSNDVCTLYGTTVYARQQFQLPQHFLVINSNFPSDVLVLDTHCGLIYNYEMLSKNRSSTLYPSFENYLLTEWNALIEEY; translated from the coding sequence ATGCTTGAACAATTTAAAGAACTGATCAAAAAAGCTGAAAAACTGGAGAAAAAACCAAAATTTTACGGGTCTAATTCAGAAGAAAATATCAGCAAAGTAGAACATGCCTTACAGTTGAAGTTTGATGTCTTTTTGAAAACCTATCTCCAGGAGTTTGGAGGTGGGGGGATTTCCGATTTACTGTACACTAATGGAATTTTACCGGAAAACCCATTGAGTAATGATGTTTGTACACTTTATGGTACTACTGTTTATGCACGTCAGCAGTTTCAATTACCACAACATTTTTTGGTTATCAATTCTAATTTCCCTTCTGATGTTTTGGTTTTAGATACTCACTGCGGACTTATATACAATTATGAGATGCTCTCAAAAAACAGGAGTTCAACATTGTATCCCAGTTTTGAGAATTACCTTTTAACGGAGTGGAATGCTCTTATTGAAGAGTACTAA